In Chitinophaga varians, the following are encoded in one genomic region:
- a CDS encoding AMP-dependent synthetase/ligase, with translation MSTLPRHRLFDAVKFQLEKFPKQDMLAAKINGSWKTFSTASVSETVNRFSAGLLQLGVGGNDFTPEGADKIAIISNNRPEWVFTDLAVQQTGAVLVPLYPTTNPAEIQFILNDAAVKYIFVSSKEMLDKIQGIRGGVPSLKEIFTFDEIPGATHWSTITAQATPALLSQVETIKAGIDAEHLATIIYTSGTTGTPKGVMLTHANISSNVMYSKVSFPFDDAPQQKVLSFLPLNHIFEKTVTYIYLFSAISIYYAESLDTLSENLKEVKPDGFTTVPRLLEKVFEKIMATGNSLTGIKRRLFFWAVSLAGKYDNNISGGAWYNFQLSIANKLVFSKWREALGGNISYIVTGGAACQEKLLRIFNAAKIPVYEGYGPTENSPVICVNRRKPGGTKFGTVGPPIDGIEVRLDEDGEICVKGTTVMKGYYKRPDLTAETVIDGWLHTGDIGIWVDKKFIKITDRKKELFKTSGGKYVAPQPIENKFKESPFIEQIMVVGEGHKFTGALIVPAFPYLKYWMNKQNIPFTTNAEAIARPEVQQAYQKVIDDYNQHFNHVEQLKRFELLPEEWSIAGGEMTPKLSLKRKVVLEKYKGAIERIYQHEHE, from the coding sequence ATGAGTACGCTCCCGAGGCACAGGCTATTCGACGCAGTAAAGTTTCAGCTGGAGAAATTCCCCAAACAGGACATGCTGGCCGCCAAGATCAATGGCAGCTGGAAGACATTCAGTACCGCCAGTGTCAGTGAAACAGTGAACCGCTTTAGTGCCGGCTTATTACAGTTGGGCGTAGGCGGCAACGATTTTACGCCGGAAGGCGCCGACAAGATCGCTATTATCAGTAACAACCGGCCGGAATGGGTGTTTACAGACCTGGCCGTACAACAGACCGGCGCAGTGCTGGTACCCCTGTACCCTACCACTAATCCGGCAGAAATACAATTTATCCTGAATGATGCCGCCGTGAAGTACATCTTCGTCAGCAGCAAAGAGATGCTGGATAAAATTCAGGGTATCCGGGGCGGCGTGCCTTCCCTGAAAGAGATCTTCACCTTTGATGAAATTCCGGGCGCTACGCACTGGAGCACGATTACAGCCCAGGCCACGCCTGCGCTGCTGTCGCAGGTGGAGACTATCAAGGCAGGCATTGACGCCGAACACCTGGCTACCATTATTTACACATCCGGTACCACCGGCACTCCCAAGGGAGTAATGCTTACCCATGCCAATATATCCTCCAACGTGATGTATTCCAAGGTCAGCTTTCCTTTTGATGATGCGCCGCAGCAGAAGGTGCTTAGTTTTCTGCCCCTCAATCATATTTTTGAGAAGACAGTCACCTACATCTACCTTTTCAGTGCTATCAGCATCTACTATGCGGAAAGCCTGGACACGCTCAGTGAGAACCTGAAAGAAGTAAAACCGGACGGGTTTACTACCGTGCCCCGGCTGCTGGAAAAAGTCTTTGAGAAAATTATGGCCACTGGCAACAGTCTCACCGGCATAAAGCGGCGGCTGTTTTTCTGGGCAGTGTCCCTTGCCGGCAAATATGACAACAATATCAGCGGTGGCGCGTGGTACAATTTCCAGCTGTCTATTGCCAACAAGTTAGTTTTCAGCAAATGGCGGGAGGCGCTGGGCGGCAATATCAGCTATATCGTTACCGGCGGCGCTGCCTGCCAGGAGAAGCTGCTGCGTATTTTCAATGCCGCCAAAATACCGGTGTATGAAGGTTATGGCCCCACCGAAAACAGTCCCGTTATCTGCGTTAACCGCAGGAAACCCGGTGGCACCAAATTCGGTACGGTAGGCCCTCCTATTGACGGCATCGAAGTGCGCCTGGACGAAGACGGTGAAATATGCGTAAAAGGCACTACCGTCATGAAAGGCTACTACAAACGCCCCGATCTTACCGCAGAAACAGTGATCGATGGCTGGTTGCATACCGGTGATATCGGCATATGGGTGGATAAGAAATTCATCAAAATCACCGACCGCAAAAAGGAACTCTTCAAAACCAGCGGTGGTAAATATGTGGCGCCACAACCCATCGAAAACAAGTTCAAGGAAAGCCCTTTCATTGAACAGATCATGGTGGTAGGCGAAGGACATAAGTTCACCGGTGCGCTGATCGTACCTGCGTTCCCGTACCTGAAGTACTGGATGAACAAACAGAACATCCCCTTCACCACCAACGCCGAAGCCATTGCCCGTCCGGAAGTGCAGCAGGCCTATCAGAAAGTGATAGACGACTATAACCAGCACTTCAACCATGTGGAGCAGCTCAAACGCTTCGAGCTACTGCCCGAAGAGTGGAGCATCGCCGGCGGTGAAATGACGCCCAAGCTAAGCCTGAAAAGAAAAGTAGTGCTGGAAAAATACAAAGGCGCGATAGAAAGGATCTATCAGCACGAGCATGAATAA
- the nagA gene encoding N-acetylglucosamine-6-phosphate deacetylase produces the protein MLTAFTNGTIYTGAQVITGKTLLTEQGKIQALVNPAEVPSEATIVDCNGHIIAPGLLDLQIYGGGGYLFSAHPSPEALNAMAQALVKSGTTGFLLTLATDTMEVFHECIRIVRNNPHPAVLGMHLEGPYINPVKKGAHTLELIKRPERAELESLLTAAGGIVKMITVAPEMCDPAILRWLDAQGVILSAGHSNATFNEAMEGFRNGIRAVTHLFNAMSPLQHRDTGLPGATFRDNSVYASIIADNIHVDDNALIISKKVLGDRLFLITDAVEANNTGASLHVAQEDRFTRPDGTLSGSRLTLMRAVQRCVQYAGIPLDEALRMATVYPATLMGIKDRGRIEPGCRADLVVFDHQYTVKNVYIAGAQQ, from the coding sequence ATGCTTACTGCTTTTACAAACGGGACCATCTACACCGGCGCACAGGTGATCACTGGCAAAACACTGCTGACGGAACAAGGAAAAATACAGGCACTGGTCAACCCGGCGGAAGTTCCATCAGAGGCTACAATAGTGGATTGCAATGGACATATCATCGCGCCGGGCCTGCTGGACCTCCAGATCTACGGCGGCGGCGGATACCTTTTCTCGGCCCATCCTTCTCCGGAAGCGCTCAACGCTATGGCACAGGCATTGGTGAAAAGCGGCACGACCGGCTTTCTGCTCACCCTGGCCACCGATACGATGGAAGTGTTCCATGAATGTATCCGCATTGTGCGCAATAACCCGCATCCTGCGGTACTGGGCATGCATCTGGAAGGACCTTATATCAATCCGGTAAAAAAAGGCGCCCATACCCTCGAACTGATCAAACGCCCGGAACGTGCAGAGCTGGAAAGCTTGCTCACTGCCGCCGGCGGTATCGTGAAGATGATCACCGTGGCTCCTGAAATGTGCGACCCCGCTATCCTGCGCTGGCTCGACGCGCAGGGCGTCATCCTTTCTGCCGGACATAGCAACGCTACTTTCAACGAAGCCATGGAAGGGTTCCGGAACGGCATACGCGCCGTCACACACCTGTTCAATGCCATGTCGCCCCTGCAGCACCGCGATACCGGCCTGCCGGGCGCTACATTCCGCGACAACAGCGTATATGCGAGCATTATCGCAGACAATATCCATGTAGACGACAATGCCCTGATCATCAGCAAAAAGGTGCTGGGCGACCGCCTTTTCCTGATTACGGACGCCGTGGAAGCCAACAATACAGGCGCCAGTCTGCATGTGGCGCAGGAAGACCGCTTCACACGGCCTGACGGTACACTGTCCGGTTCCCGCCTGACGCTCATGCGCGCCGTGCAACGTTGTGTGCAGTATGCCGGTATCCCCCTGGATGAAGCGCTGCGCATGGCTACCGTATATCCTGCCACGCTGATGGGGATCAAAGACCGTGGGCGTATTGAACCTGGCTGCCGCGCAGACCTGGTCGTATTCGATCATCAGTATACCGTGAAAAATGTATATATCGCCGGCGCACAACAGTGA
- a CDS encoding CatA-like O-acetyltransferase → MEPVFSPVDLETWPRKPYFDYFYYGVKTKYNINYNLDITTLIKEVRERELKFYPVMLYVIMKMVNRHEAFRYSFDDKGILGHWNYVVPSYTIFHEDDKTFSDLWSEYHEGFADFYKTIIHDMETYKNVKGLKARSGRPQNFCPVSALPWLSFAGFNQDTYTESSLLFPIIRFGKYYTEHEKVMLPLTIFVHHAVADGYHTCQLINDMQEMSNKAGAWLAE, encoded by the coding sequence ATGGAACCTGTTTTTTCTCCCGTTGACTTGGAAACCTGGCCAAGAAAACCATACTTTGATTACTTCTACTATGGCGTGAAAACCAAATACAATATCAATTATAACCTTGATATAACAACGTTGATAAAAGAAGTCAGAGAAAGAGAATTAAAGTTTTACCCTGTGATGTTGTATGTCATCATGAAAATGGTGAACCGGCATGAAGCCTTCCGCTATAGCTTTGATGACAAAGGGATATTAGGCCATTGGAACTATGTCGTTCCGTCGTACACTATTTTTCATGAAGACGATAAGACATTTTCTGATTTATGGAGTGAATACCACGAAGGCTTCGCGGATTTTTATAAGACAATCATCCATGATATGGAGACTTATAAAAACGTGAAGGGATTAAAGGCCCGTTCCGGCCGGCCACAGAACTTCTGCCCGGTATCTGCGTTGCCATGGCTTAGTTTCGCCGGTTTTAATCAGGATACATATACAGAGTCTTCGTTGTTGTTCCCGATTATCCGGTTTGGCAAATATTATACGGAACATGAAAAAGTGATGCTGCCATTGACCATTTTTGTGCATCATGCTGTGGCCGACGGTTATCATACCTGCCAGCTGATCAATGATATGCAGGAAATGAGCAACAAGGCAGGGGCCTGGTTGGCTGAATAG
- a CDS encoding MBL fold metallo-hydrolase, translating into MQTPFTFRVGHLELMVFSDGHQSLSPAHPMIGPYEQPSQVHHSLRALLLPTDVLQLDLNILLVRHQDRLILIDAGLGQEDTTSGLLPASLAAAGIPATSITDIVLTHAHSDHTGGLLHPDGPLVFPNAIVHLSQTEYDHWMQDQPDFSASPLNIAPTMQTGLTTRIPQILRTIRPQLRLAAPRATLYDCIRLIPAPGHTSGHSMVEIFSGEETLLHSADLLHAAVLLQHPEWGMFYDMDFEQAAQTRESFLQEAANSGRMTMTYHLPWPGVGKITRGDKGFKWEPVTPCGK; encoded by the coding sequence ATGCAAACACCGTTTACTTTCCGCGTAGGACACCTGGAGCTGATGGTCTTCAGCGACGGCCATCAGTCCCTGTCCCCTGCGCATCCCATGATTGGGCCTTATGAACAGCCCAGCCAGGTGCATCATTCGCTACGGGCACTGCTACTCCCTACAGATGTGCTGCAACTGGACCTTAACATCCTCCTGGTACGCCATCAGGACAGACTGATACTGATCGATGCCGGCCTCGGACAGGAAGACACCACCAGCGGACTGTTGCCCGCAAGCCTCGCTGCTGCCGGTATTCCGGCGACGTCCATCACCGATATCGTGTTGACACATGCCCATAGTGACCATACAGGCGGCCTTTTACACCCGGATGGTCCACTCGTTTTTCCAAATGCTATTGTTCATTTAAGCCAAACGGAATACGACCATTGGATGCAAGACCAGCCCGACTTTTCTGCCAGCCCGCTGAACATTGCGCCCACGATGCAAACAGGGCTCACTACCCGCATACCGCAGATACTGCGTACCATTCGGCCACAGCTGCGACTGGCAGCCCCACGGGCAACACTATACGATTGTATCAGGTTAATACCTGCGCCCGGACACACTTCAGGGCACAGCATGGTAGAGATTTTTTCCGGTGAGGAAACCTTACTGCACAGCGCCGACCTGCTACACGCAGCCGTACTGTTGCAACATCCGGAATGGGGAATGTTTTATGACATGGATTTTGAGCAGGCAGCCCAAACACGGGAAAGTTTTTTACAGGAAGCGGCAAACTCCGGAAGGATGACCATGACCTATCATCTGCCATGGCCGGGGGTGGGGAAAATAACAAGAGGGGACAAAGGATTCAAATGGGAGCCGGTCACCCCTTGCGGTAAATGA
- a CDS encoding helix-turn-helix domain-containing protein encodes MNQGIHEDYQQSRLPVPAEYETVFSHFYHAANNTSAAVRKTLLPTYQMIMVFVFGRKGILHSAQQTQMEVEQCIVLGPVKQAFDYTLPAGTSILVANFKDDAFYRFFGRATMAGHPDDLVDDNCFTALWESLQHIPAPTAQVEHILHFCRPYLQDQHLLSEQLANFEDDNLNPVKAIADATGQSERNVQLHQKKQFGYTVKERQRYQRFLKAVQMLQQQVATGASTDWFELIDACGYYDQSQLIHDFQHYVRLSPRQYLKFQEDICLAAH; translated from the coding sequence ATGAACCAGGGTATACATGAAGACTATCAGCAATCGCGGCTACCTGTTCCGGCGGAATATGAAACGGTGTTTTCCCATTTTTATCATGCTGCCAATAATACCAGTGCGGCGGTGAGGAAAACGCTGTTACCCACCTATCAGATGATCATGGTTTTTGTGTTTGGCAGAAAAGGCATCCTGCATTCTGCGCAGCAAACGCAGATGGAAGTGGAGCAGTGTATTGTATTGGGCCCGGTAAAACAGGCATTTGACTATACCCTGCCGGCAGGCACCAGCATACTGGTGGCTAATTTCAAAGATGATGCCTTTTATCGCTTTTTTGGCCGCGCCACCATGGCGGGGCATCCGGACGACCTGGTAGACGATAATTGTTTTACCGCGTTATGGGAATCATTACAACATATACCTGCTCCCACGGCGCAGGTAGAGCATATCCTGCATTTCTGCAGACCCTATCTGCAGGACCAGCACCTGCTCTCTGAACAACTGGCCAACTTTGAAGATGATAACCTGAACCCTGTCAAAGCGATTGCTGACGCAACGGGGCAAAGCGAGCGCAATGTTCAGCTGCACCAGAAAAAACAATTCGGCTATACTGTAAAAGAACGCCAGCGGTATCAGCGCTTTTTAAAAGCTGTACAGATGCTACAGCAACAGGTGGCGACTGGTGCTTCCACCGACTGGTTTGAGCTTATTGATGCCTGCGGCTACTATGACCAGAGCCAGCTGATACATGACTTCCAGCATTATGTTCGTCTGAGCCCCAGGCAGTATCTGAAATTCCAGGAAGACATCTGTCTGGCGGCTCATTAG
- a CDS encoding LysR substrate-binding domain-containing protein: MITDVLDLDLLRTFVLAVDLGSFARAAEQVSRSQSAVSLQMQRLEELTGHQLFVRQGRGRELTASGELLIGYARQLLRLNDQAVEALSTRQLAGVVRLGMLTDFSEGSLPQVLARFAEQHPRVQMEITIDKQVVLQQKLLSGKLDVIVCVGAQLPEGAVPIGKVPLRWIGNRTVAQQSPLPLLLFEPPCLFRAAGLAALEKSGVAWKPVLTASNVAGMWAAARAGLGITIRTQIGLPPDCKILPVSRGLPALPQIFVYLLTAPRKKNAAAAARLTAIVQDTLSSELKNMQGLKKKS, encoded by the coding sequence ATGATCACTGATGTATTGGACCTGGACTTATTACGCACTTTTGTATTGGCGGTGGATTTAGGCAGTTTTGCCCGTGCGGCGGAGCAGGTGTCCCGCTCACAGTCGGCCGTGAGCCTGCAGATGCAGCGACTGGAGGAACTGACGGGCCACCAGCTGTTTGTCAGGCAGGGGCGTGGCCGCGAGCTGACGGCCAGCGGTGAGCTGCTGATCGGTTACGCCCGGCAGTTACTGCGGCTGAACGACCAGGCGGTAGAAGCACTGTCCACCCGGCAGCTGGCAGGGGTAGTACGCCTGGGCATGCTGACGGATTTTTCCGAGGGCAGTCTGCCGCAGGTGCTGGCGCGTTTCGCCGAACAGCATCCGCGCGTGCAGATGGAGATAACGATCGACAAGCAGGTGGTGCTGCAACAAAAATTACTGTCAGGAAAGCTGGACGTGATCGTATGTGTCGGGGCGCAATTGCCGGAAGGTGCTGTGCCGATTGGTAAAGTGCCTTTACGTTGGATCGGGAATAGAACGGTGGCACAGCAGTCGCCGTTGCCGTTGTTGCTGTTTGAACCGCCCTGCCTGTTCCGCGCTGCCGGCCTGGCGGCGCTGGAAAAATCCGGTGTGGCCTGGAAGCCGGTGCTCACCGCCAGCAATGTGGCAGGTATGTGGGCAGCTGCCAGGGCCGGACTGGGCATCACTATCCGCACGCAGATAGGATTGCCGCCGGATTGTAAGATATTGCCGGTTTCCCGCGGCCTGCCGGCATTGCCGCAGATATTCGTTTACCTGCTGACGGCGCCACGGAAAAAGAACGCTGCTGCAGCTGCCCGGTTGACAGCCATCGTGCAGGATACGCTTAGCAGTGAACTGAAAAATATGCAGGGACTTAAGAAGAAATCATAA
- a CDS encoding glycoside hydrolase family 9 protein: MKKNCLTIIATLWLASLCVSTAMGAAASWIRINQLGYLPRGIKVAVWATKGAAVPATFQLVDSASNKTVFTGSTGKPFGRYGPFNETARLDFSSWKKTGTFYLKAGEVRSPYFRIADNVYAGAADFTLRYMRQQRSLFNPFLKDSCHTHDGYTLYGPMPDSTHLDVAGGWHDASDYLQYSTTSANATYHLLAAYRDFPQVFGDRYAANGLEGGNHVPDILDEARWGLDWLLKMHPRDNWMFNQIADDRDHNGMRLPKEDPFYGRGFERPVYFCSGQPQVRGKFMNQTTGVASTAGKFSSAFALGYDLLKDKDAAYAGTLRQKALTAYDMGRKQPGVCQTASVKSPYIYAEDNWVDDMELAAASLYRLNGKDDYRQQALDYAAQEKVTPWLGKDTAHHYQWYPFINLGHYELARQLKGPSRQTITGYYQTGIDKVWQQAKNNAFYRYIPFIWCSNNLTTAFAVQCYWYRQLTGSNEYAALEQANFDWLFGCNPWGTSMVYGLPAHGDTPEDPHSAFSHLGHYPVDGALVDGPVYTNIYKNLIGIQLSKPDAYTEFQSDLAVYHDDFGDYSTNEPTMDGTASLIYLLAAMDQEGRNHNNAVSGNNAAYTYAAGAVIRGDTTRKTLTLVFTGDEFADGGQVIRRVLKQQKVPAAFFLTGKFYANPAFRPLVKQLKADGHYLGPHSDQHPLYCDWQKRDSLLITHAAFEKDLAANYRKMQVLGITKNAAPYFLPPYEWYNDTIAQWTRAAGLQLVNFTPGTRSNADYTTPAMKGYRSSAEIYQSVLQYADTRPAGLNGFMLLLHIGTDPARTDKFYNRLDELITDLKKKGYRFISLGQLLH, from the coding sequence ATGAAAAAAAACTGTCTGACAATAATAGCCACTTTGTGGCTGGCCAGCCTCTGCGTGTCCACTGCCATGGGGGCCGCGGCATCCTGGATACGGATTAACCAGCTCGGGTATCTGCCCCGGGGCATTAAGGTAGCGGTATGGGCCACCAAAGGCGCCGCTGTACCGGCTACTTTCCAGCTGGTGGACTCCGCCAGCAATAAAACCGTTTTCACCGGCAGCACCGGCAAACCATTTGGCCGCTACGGCCCTTTTAATGAAACAGCGCGACTGGACTTCAGCAGCTGGAAAAAAACAGGCACCTTTTACCTGAAAGCAGGGGAGGTGAGATCACCATACTTCCGTATAGCCGACAACGTATATGCCGGCGCCGCCGACTTCACCCTGCGGTATATGCGACAGCAACGGTCGCTCTTTAATCCTTTCCTGAAAGATTCCTGTCATACCCATGACGGCTATACGCTGTACGGCCCCATGCCGGACAGCACCCACCTGGACGTGGCCGGCGGCTGGCATGATGCCAGCGACTACCTCCAGTATTCCACCACATCGGCCAACGCTACCTACCACCTGCTGGCGGCATACCGCGATTTTCCGCAGGTATTCGGCGACCGCTATGCGGCCAATGGACTGGAAGGCGGCAACCATGTGCCGGACATCCTCGATGAAGCACGCTGGGGGCTCGACTGGCTGCTGAAAATGCATCCCCGCGACAACTGGATGTTCAACCAGATCGCTGATGACCGTGACCATAACGGCATGCGCCTCCCCAAAGAAGACCCTTTCTACGGAAGAGGATTCGAACGACCGGTATATTTCTGCTCCGGCCAGCCACAGGTAAGGGGCAAGTTCATGAACCAGACTACCGGCGTTGCCTCTACTGCCGGTAAGTTCTCCAGCGCTTTCGCACTGGGCTACGACCTGCTGAAAGATAAAGACGCGGCGTATGCCGGCACACTCCGCCAGAAAGCGCTTACAGCCTATGATATGGGCCGCAAACAACCGGGCGTATGCCAGACCGCCTCTGTGAAGTCGCCCTACATCTACGCGGAAGACAACTGGGTGGATGATATGGAACTGGCAGCGGCATCACTGTACCGGCTAAACGGAAAAGATGACTACCGCCAACAGGCGCTGGACTATGCCGCCCAGGAAAAAGTAACGCCCTGGCTCGGAAAAGATACTGCCCATCACTATCAATGGTATCCCTTCATTAACCTCGGACATTATGAACTGGCCCGGCAACTAAAAGGCCCCTCCCGGCAAACCATCACCGGTTATTATCAAACCGGTATCGACAAAGTATGGCAACAGGCTAAGAACAATGCTTTCTATCGTTATATTCCTTTTATCTGGTGCAGCAATAACCTCACTACGGCTTTCGCGGTCCAGTGCTACTGGTACCGGCAACTGACCGGCAGCAATGAATATGCTGCATTGGAGCAGGCCAACTTCGACTGGCTCTTCGGCTGCAATCCATGGGGCACCAGCATGGTGTACGGTCTGCCTGCCCATGGCGACACACCCGAAGATCCTCATTCCGCTTTCTCCCATCTCGGACATTACCCGGTGGATGGCGCGCTGGTTGACGGTCCGGTATACACAAACATCTATAAAAACCTGATCGGTATCCAGCTGTCCAAGCCAGACGCCTATACGGAGTTTCAGAGTGACCTTGCAGTGTACCACGATGATTTTGGAGACTACAGCACCAACGAACCTACGATGGATGGCACCGCCTCGCTGATATACCTGTTGGCAGCCATGGACCAGGAAGGCCGTAACCACAACAATGCCGTGTCGGGTAACAATGCGGCATATACGTATGCGGCCGGCGCCGTCATCCGTGGCGATACCACCCGGAAAACGCTGACGCTCGTCTTCACCGGCGATGAATTTGCGGACGGGGGTCAGGTCATACGCCGCGTTTTAAAACAACAAAAAGTACCTGCCGCTTTTTTCCTGACAGGGAAGTTCTATGCTAATCCGGCTTTCCGGCCATTGGTTAAACAACTCAAAGCAGACGGCCATTACCTCGGGCCGCATTCCGATCAGCATCCGCTGTACTGCGACTGGCAGAAACGCGACAGCCTTTTGATTACCCATGCTGCTTTTGAAAAAGACCTCGCCGCCAATTACCGGAAAATGCAGGTGCTGGGCATCACTAAAAACGCGGCGCCTTATTTTTTACCGCCCTATGAATGGTACAACGATACCATCGCACAATGGACACGCGCGGCAGGGCTGCAACTGGTCAACTTCACACCAGGTACACGCTCCAACGCAGATTATACTACACCGGCCATGAAAGGGTACCGCTCTTCGGCAGAAATCTATCAGTCCGTTCTGCAATATGCCGACACCCGACCGGCCGGACTAAACGGCTTTATGCTCTTGCTGCACATCGGCACCGATCCGGCCCGCACCGATAAATTTTACAATCGCCTGGATGAACTGATCACTGACCTGAAAAAGAAAGGTTACCGGTTTATTTCACTCGGCCAACTACTGCATTAA